The following are encoded together in the Vigna unguiculata cultivar IT97K-499-35 chromosome 2, ASM411807v1, whole genome shotgun sequence genome:
- the LOC114167375 gene encoding CRAL-TRIO domain-containing protein C23B6.04c-like, producing the protein MSKKDERDMSRVEAVLELLRKQTPLTVKQEKFCNYACVERFLKAKGDNVKRAAKQLRACLSWRESIGADYLVADEFSGELADGLAYVAGHDDEYRPVMILRMKQEYQKFHSQKMFTRLLVFTMEVAVSTMPIYVQQFVLLFDASFYRSVSAFTNLLVGALKIMGEYYPGRLHKAFIIDPPSLFPYFWKGVGAFVELSAVTKVVSSLDFDGEDESSGDLTGGRSCSSSRFAFTVSHHVDSLKPWYLSLSETSVASRTPVQQRTPRPSFLQSPAGMVFRRGGRVCRESFSPLWKLYRRPYDEMVYRSKMWGPVGGHFRGRHVSLSQRF; encoded by the exons GAGAAATTCTGCAACTATGCTTGCGTGGAACGATTTCTGAAAGCAAAGGGGGATAACGTGAAAAGAGCTGCCAAGCAACTCAGGGCTTGCCTTTCTTGGAGAGAGAGCATAGGCGCTG ATTATTTGGTGGCAGATGAGTTTTCAGGAGAACTGGCTGATGGGTTGGCGTACGTGGCTGGTCATGACGATGAGTACAGACCTGTAATG ATTTTGCGGATGAAGCAAGAGTATCAGAAGTTTCATTCCCAGAAAAT gTTCACTCGTTTGTTGGTCTTCACAATGGAGGTGGCTGTTTCGACCATGCCAATATACGTTCAACAATTTGTCTTGCTTTTCGATGCAA GCTTTTACAGGTCTGTATCTGCTTTTACGAACCTACTTGTGGGAGCACTGAAGATAATGGGGGAGTACTACCCTGGGCGACTGCATAAAGCGTTTATCATAGACCCTCCCTCGCTGTTTCCTTATTTCTGGAAG GGTGTGGGGGCATTCGTGGAGCTATCAGCAGTGACGAAGGTGGTTTCATCGTTGGATTTCGACGGTGAGGATGAATCATCAGGGGATTTAACCGGAGGAAGGTCGTGCTCCTCTTCGCGCTTTGCCTTCACGGTGTCTCATCACGTTGACTCGCTCAAGCCTTGGTATCTGAGCCTGTCGGAGACGTCGGTGGCTAGCAGGACGCCGGTGCAGCAGCGCACTCCTCGGCCCTCGTTTCTGCAATCGCCGGCGGGAATGGTGTTCCGGCGCGGAGGGAGGGTGTGTCGGGAATCGTTCTCGCCGCTGTGGAAGTTATACAGAAGGCCGTACGATGAAATGGTTTACAGATCAAAGATGTGGGGCCCGGTGGGAGGTCACTTTAGAGGACGCCACGTTTCACTTTCGCAACGTTTCTGA
- the LOC114174315 gene encoding G-type lectin S-receptor-like serine/threonine-protein kinase LECRK2 — protein sequence MSLPIFLPSIFILLSLLNGFHAIVQPNTSITAGSNSTWKSPSDDFEFGFLHLPSGLFLVGIWFGRISDITLAWYLSPPVEQNSQIQFTSAGNLVVVHPNGTTANTIYNSAEGDAATSADMQDDGNFVINGSNLVSVWQSFNSPTNTILPGQTLLSTKTLFSKGKGLSNYSLGSFMLQMQDDGNLLLRAYQWDDPAYWYISTTTPNVTLVFNSTTALMYLITGTGNIYSITNTTPTPVEDYYHRAVIDENGNFQQYAYHKRNGTGWRRVWRAVEDPCRVNVICGVYGLCSSPDNESVKCECIPGYIPFDDQDISKGCHPPIVINYCAENNFKLHVFDDTDFHFNTQLVNLSGVDLESCKKAVIDDCNIVAATYDPSTSTCVKKRLPLLNARNSSSSKGLKALLKAANRVESELPKKKSFNVRVLLKVLVAVTATLACFFGALAVYYHPFTRRLTRRKKHLNATAIGINFREFTFQELHEATDGFTKILGKGASGKVYRGALVIGDAEIDVAVKKLEKKIEKSESEFTTELKIIGRTHHRNLVRLLGFCIESSHRILVYELMPNGALSSYLFGEGERPEWGQRMEMALGVARGLLYLHEECNTQIIHCDIKPENVLLDANYTPKIADFGLSKLLNKDQTRTNTNLRGTMGYMAPEWLKSAPITAKVDIYSYGVMLLEIICCRRHVEICGDGKDSEDYDVVLTSWVLRCVVLKQLELVVRHDSEVLNDFKRFEEMALIGLWCVHPNPALRPSMKHVMQMLDGTVEVGVPPLVYEQMMAD from the coding sequence aTGTCTTTGCCTATCTTTCTCCCTTCCATTTTCATACTACTTTCACTTCTGAATGGATTCCATGCCATTGTACAACCAAACACCAGCATAACTGCTGGATCAAACTCTACATGGAAGTCACCCTCGGATGATTTTGAATTTGGATTCCTCCATCTTCCCAGTGGTCTCTTTCTTGTGGGAATATGGTTTGGGAGAATCTCAGATATAACACTCGCATGGTACCTCTCTCCCCCTGTGGAACAAAATTCCCAAATTCAATTCACTTCTGCAGGAAACCTTGTGGTGGTACACCCAAACGGAACCACTGCAAACACCATATACAATTCAGCAGAGGGCGATGCTGCAACTTCTGCTGACATGCAAGATGATGGCAATTTTGTCATCAACGGCTCCAACTTAGTATCTGTGTGGCAGAGTTTCAACTCTCCAACCAACACCATCTTACCGGGCCAAACCTTGCTGAGTACTAAAACCCTCTTTTCCAAGGGGAAAGGACTTTCAAACTACTCGTTGGGAAGTTTCATGCTACAAATGCAAGATGATGGCAACTTGTTGCTCAGAGCTTACCAATGGGATGACCCTGCGTACTGGTACATTTCAACCACCACCCCAAATGTGACTTTGGTGTTTAATTCTACCACTGCTCTCATGTACCTTATCACCGGCACCGGGAACATCTACTCTATAACCAACACCACTCCAACCCCGGTGGAGGATTATTATCATCGTGCTGTAATAGATGAGAATGGGAATTTCCAGCAATATGCTTATCACAAGAGGAATGGGACCGGTTGGAGGAGGGTTTGGAGAGCTGTGGAGGATCCCTGCAGAGTGAATGTTATCTGCGGTGTGTATGGCTTGTGCAGTTCTCCTGACAATGAATCAGTGAAGTGTGAGTGTATTCCAGGTTATATCCCTTTCGATGATCAAGATATTTCAAAAGGGTGTCACCCACCAATTGTCATCAATTACTGTGCAGAGAACAACTTCAAACTCCATGTTTTCGACGACACTGATTTCCATTTTAATACTCAACTTGTTAACTTGTCTGGTGTTGACTTGGAAAGTTGTAAGAAGGCCGTAATAGATGATTGTAACATTGTTGCTGCAACTTATGACCCTTCCACCTCCACGTGTGTCAAGAAGAGACTGCCCTTACTGAATGCTAGAAATAGCTCTTCTTCAAAGGGATTGAAAGCTCTGCTTAAAGCTGCTAACAGGGTTGAGTCAGAACTTCCTAAGAAGAAAAGTTTTAATGTAAGAGTCCTTTTGAAGGTTCTTGTTGCAGTTACTGCAACTCTTGCCTGTTTCTTTGGTGCACTTGCTGTCTACTATCATCCTTTCACTCGGAGACTAACAAGAAGAAAGAAGCATCTGAATGCAACAGCTATTGGAATCAACTTCAGAGAATTCACCTTTCAGGAGCTGCATGAAGCAACAGACGGATTTACTAAGATTCTTGGAAAGGGAGCTTCTGGAAAAGTCTATCGTGGTGCTTTAGTAATAGGTGATGCAGAGATTGATGTTGCAGTAAAGAAActggaaaagaaaattgagaaaagtGAGAGTGAATTCACGACTGAGCTAAAAATTATTGGTCGTACTCATCATAGAAATTTGGTGAGGCTTTTGGGGTTTTGCATTGAGAGTAGCCATCGAATTCTTGTGTATGAGTTGATGCCAAATGGTGCCCTCTCTAGTTATTTGTTTGGAGAGGGAGAAAGGCCTGAATGGGGTCAGAGGATGGAAATGGCTCTTGGAGTAGCAAGAGGGTTGCTATACCTGCACGAAGAGTGCAACACCCAAATCATACATTGTGACATAAAGCCCGAAAATGTGTTACTTGATGCCAATTACACACCAAAGATTGCAGATTTTGGACTGTCGAAGCTTTTGAACAAAGATCAAACTAGAACAAACACTAATTTAAGAGGGACAATGGGATACATGGCACCTGAATGGCTAAAGAGTGCACCAATAACTGCTAAAGTTGACATATACAGTTATGGGGTTATGTTATTGGAGATTATTTGCTGCAGGAGGCACGTTGAGATTTGTGGGGATGGAAAAGACAGTGAAGATTATGATGTGGTTCTTACAAGTTGGGTTTTAAGGTGTGTGGTGTTGAAGCAACTAGAGTTAGTGGTGAGACATGACTCGGAAGTGCTGAATGATTTCAAGAGGTTTGAGGAAATGGCCTTGATTGGACTGTGGTGTGTTCATCCAAATCCTGCTTTAAGACCTTCAATGAAGCACGTAATGCAAATGCTAGATGGAACAGTGGAAGTTGGTGTTCCTCCTTTGGTTTATGAGCAGATGATGGCAGATTGA
- the LOC114174649 gene encoding G-type lectin S-receptor-like serine/threonine-protein kinase LECRK3 → MAIQFLLSVAFLLCSFTSGNHANSIQLGSTIVAGTNSSWLSSSGDYAFGFYHLTTGRYLVGIWFDKIPDRTLVWSANRDNPVEIGSSINLTRSGQFVLQPLNGDSFPIYEGTNAASAEMNDDGNFVLKNSLSNVIWQSFDSPTDTLLLGQTFNTSRKLYSNANGSVDYSTGQYSLEIQQSDGNILLKAHRFTDSAYWWSGTVQNTGVRIIFNSTTAFLYAVNATNQIIYYMTTEAEGAIQDYYHRVVVDDKGNFQKWIYLKENGNEWRSVWKAVTEPCTVTALCGVYGFCNTTDSENHTYTCGCLPGYTPLDPTAPSKGCYLSEVMDLCAANSSASNFMVEVKEIQRADIPTEGYVFFDQRVLNNMDLERCKKELMDDCLSMVSVLIGSDCHKKKWPIINAARIIPKTNNSVMLVKVPLVANDKKSSSLVVLIAALISCSLLASLFVATTIYHHPVCLHKKAPPKPKPKPMDINLKAFSFQQLREATNGFKEKLGRGAYGTVYGGILNMEGQQVQVAVKQLEQVEDQGDKEFVTEVQVIALTHHRNLVGLLGFCNEQSHRLLVYEKMENGTLSNFLFDEGDKPSWESRVRIVVEIARGLLYLHEDCDHQIIHCDIKPQNVLLDSNYTAKISDFGLAKLLMKDKTRTNTNARGTVGYMAPEWLKNAPVTTKVDIYSFGVMLLEIIFCRKHIELHQIEDETMGDDLILIDWVLYLAKQNNLRAAMIHHLEVESDIRRFERMAMVGLWCVNPNPALRPSMKTVVQMLEGNVEVGVPSIDS, encoded by the coding sequence ATGGCTATCCAATTTCTTCTCTCTGTTGCCTTCCTTCTATGTTCCTTTACTTCTGGGAATCATGCTAACTCAATTCAACTGGGTTCCACCATCGTCGCTGGCACCAATTCATCCTGGCTATCATCCTCCGGGGATTACGCCTTTGGATTCTACCACCTTACCACTGGCCGCTATCTTGTTGGAATCTGGTTTGACAAAATTCCTGATAGAACATTGGTTTGGTCTGCAAACCGTGACAACCCAGTTGAAATTGGATCATCCATCAATCTCACACGAAGTGGCCAATTTGTGCTCCAACCTCTCAACGGGGATTCATTCCCCATATACGAAGGAACAAACGCTGCATCAGCAGAAATGAACGATGACGGGAATTTCGTCTTGAAGAATTCTCTTTCCAACGTTATATGGCAGAGCTTTGATTCACCCACGGATACTCTTCTATTAGGCCAAACCTTCAATACCAGTCGGAAGCTCTACTCCAATGCCAATGGATCAGTTGACTACTCAACTGGACAATACAGTTTGGAGATTCAGCAGTCTGATGGCAACATTCTTCTTAAAGCTCATCGCTTCACGGATTCTGCCTACTGGTGGAGTGGCACTGTCCAAAACACAGGCGTGAGAATTATTTTTAACAGCACAACAGCTTTTCTTTACGCGGTCAACGCCAccaatcaaattatatattacatGACTACAGAGGCAGAGGGTGCAATCCAAGATTACTATCACCGTGTGGTGGTGGATGACAAGGGAAACTTTCAGAAGTGGATTTACCTTAAAGAGAATGGAAATGAGTGGAGATCAGTGTGGAAGGCAGTAACAGAGCCTTGCACTGTGACGGCCCTTTGTGGGGTGTATGGCTTTTGCAATACAACTGATTCTGAGAACCATACATACACCTGTGGATGCTTACCTGGTTATACTCCTTTGGATCCAACAGCACCCTCCAAGGGGTGCTATCTCAGTGAGGTCATGGACTTGTGTGCTGCAAATTCTTCTGCCTCTAACTTTATGGTAGAAGTGAAAGAGATTCAACGTGCTGATATACCAACCGAAGGCTACGTTTTTTTTGATCAACGAGTCTTGAATAACATGGATCTGGAAAGATGCAAGAAAGAATTGATGGATGATTGTCTCAGCATGGTTTCTGTTTTAATTGGCAGTGATTGCCATAAGAAAAAATGGCCAATTATAAATGCCGCGAGAATCATCCCTAAAACTAATAATAGTGTGATGCTGGTTAAAGTTCCTCTGGTTGCCAATGATAAAAAATCATCTTCTTTGGTTGTTCTGATAGCGGCTCTCATCTCTTGTTCATTACTTGCTTCATTGTTTGTAGCTACTACCATATATCATCACCCCGTTTGTCTGCATAAAAAAGCACCACCAAAGCCAAAGCCAAAGCCGATGGATATCAATCTGAAGGCATTTTCATTCCAACAGCTGAGAGAAGCAACTAATGGATTCAAAGAAAAACTTGGTCGAGGTGCCTATGGTACGGTGTATGGTGGGATTTTAAACATGGAAGGTCAACAGGTTCAGGTTGCTGTCAAACAACTGGAGCAAGTAGAAGACCAAGGTGATAAAGAATTTGTGACAGAAGTTCAAGTTATTGCTCTCACTCATCACAGAAATCTTGTTGGCTTATTGGGATTTTGCAATGAGCAGAGTCACAGGCTTTTGGTTtatgagaaaatggaaaacgGAACACTATCCAACTTCCTTTTCGATGAAGGCGATAAACCCAGCTGGGAAAGTAGAGTGAGAATTGTGGTTGAAATTGCAAGAGGCTTGCTATATCTGCATGAAGATTGTGACCATCAAATCATCCACTGTGACATAAAGCCTCAGAATGTTCTGCTTGACTCTAATTACACTGCAAAGATCTCAGATTTTGGACTGGCAAAGTTGCTAATGAAAGATAAAACTCGAACAAACACCAATGCTAGAGGGACAGTGGGATATATGGCACCAGAATGGCTCAAAAATGCACCTGTTACTACAAAGGTGGATATCTACAGCTTTGGTGTCATGTTGCTGGAAATCATATTTTGCAGAAAACATATAGAGTTGCATCAAATTGAGGATGAAACAATGGGTGATGACTTGATACTAATAGATTGGGTCTTGTATCTGgcaaaacaaaacaatttaaGAGCCGCAATGATTCATCATCTCGAAGTTGAAAGTGATATCAGGAGGTTTGAAAGAATGGCCATGGTTGGATTATGGTGCGTAAATCCCAATCCAGCTCTTCGACCATCTATGAAAACTGTAGTACAGATGTTGGAAGGAAATGTGGAAGTGGGAGTCCCATCAATCGACTCATAG
- the LOC114167459 gene encoding G-type lectin S-receptor-like serine/threonine-protein kinase LECRK2, with protein MSLPIFLPSIFILLSLLNGFHAIVQPNTSITAGSNSTWKSPSGHFEFGFLHLPSGLFLLGIWFARISDITLAWYLSPPVEPNSQIQFTSAGNLVVVHPNGTTANTIYDSEEGAAATSADMQDDGNFVIKDSKLVSVWQSFNYPTNTILPGQTLLSTKTLYSKGKGPSNYSLGSFLLQMQDDGDWVLKAYQWLDPAYWYISTITSNVTLVFNATTALMYLVAGTGNIYSITNTTPTPVEDYYHRATIDENGNFQQYAYHKRNGTGWRRVWRAVEDPCRVNAVCGVYGLCSSPDNESVKCECIPGYIPFDDRDISKGCHPPAVINYCAENNFKLQVFDDTDFHFNTHLVSLAGVDFESCKKDVIDDCNIVAATYDHSTSTCAKKRLPLLNARNSSSSKGLKALLKVAHRIESGTYTKKKIFNVKILLKVLVAVTATLACFFGALAVYYHPFTRKLTIRKKHLNATAMGINFREFTFQELCEATKGFTKILGKGASGRVYRGALVIDDAEIDVAVKKLEKKIDKSETEFTTELKIIGRTHHRNLVRLLGFCIESSHRILVYELMPHGALSSYLFGEGERPEWGQRIEMALGVARGLLYLHEECNTQIIHCDIKPENVLLDANYTPKIADFGLSKLLNKDQTRTNTNLRGTMGYLAPEWLRSAPVTAKVDIYSFGVMLLEIICCRRHVEICEDGKDSEDYDLVLSNFVLRCVVCRQLEVVVRDDTEVLNDFKRFEEMALIGLWCVHPNPALRPSMKHVMQMLDGTVEVGVPPLVYEQIMACSLSLQC; from the coding sequence aTGTCTTTGCCTATCTTTCTCCCTTCCATTTTCATACTACTTTCACTTCTGAATGGATTCCATGCCATTGTACAACCAAACACCAGCATCACTGCTGGATCAAACTCTACATGGAAGTCACCCTCGGGTCATTTTGAATTTGGATTCCTCCATCTTCCCAGTGGTCTCTTTCTTTTGGGAATATGGTTTGCGAGAATCTCAGATATAACACTCGCATGGTACCTCTCTCCTCCTGTGGAACCAAATTCCCAAATCCAATTCACTTCTGCAGGAAACCTTGTGGTTGTACACCCAAATGGGACTACTGCTAACACCATATACGATTCAGAAGAAGGTGCTGCTGCAACTTCTGCTGACATGCAAGATGATGGCAATTTTGTCATCAAGGACTCCAAATTAGTATCTGTATGGCAGAGTTTCAACTATCCAACCAACACTATCTTACCGGGCCAAACATTGCTCAGTACTAAAACCCTCTATTCCAAGGGCAAAGGACCTTCAAACTACTCGTTGGGAAGTTTCCTATTACAAATGCAAGATGATGGCGACTGGGTGCTCAAAGCGTACCAGTGGTTAGACCCTGCATACTGGTACATTTCAACCATAACCTCCAATGTGACTTTGGTGTTTAATGCCACCACTGCTCTCATGTACCTTGTCGCCGGCACCGGGAACATCTACTCTATAACCAACACCACTCCAACCCCGGTGGAGGATTACTATCACCGTGCTACAATAGATGAGAATGGGAATTTCCAGCAATACGCTTATCACAAGAGGAATGGGACCGGTTGGAGGAGGGTTTGGAGAGCTGTGGAGGATCCCTGCAGAGTGAATGCTGTCTGTGGTGTGTATGGCTTGTGCAGTTCTCCTGACAATGAATCAGTAAAGTGTGAGTGTATTCCAGGTTATATCCCTTTCGATGATCGAGATATTTCAAAAGGGTGTCATCCACCAGCTGTCATAAATTACTGTGCAGAGAACAACTTCAAACTCCAGGTCTTTGACGACACTGATTTCCATTTTAATACTCATCTTGTTAGCTTAGCTGGTGTTGACTTCGAAAGTTGTAAGAAGGATGTAATAGATGATTGTAACATTGTTGCTGCAACTTATGACCATTCCACCTCCACATGTGCCAAGAAGAGACTGCCCTTACTGAATGCTAGAAATAGCTCTTCTTCAAAGGGACTGAAAGCACTGCTTAAGGTTGCTCACAGGATTGAATCTGGAACATATActaagaagaaaatttttaatgtaaaaatccTTTTAAAGGTTCTTGTTGCAGTTACTGCAACTCTTGCCTGTTTCTTTGGTGCCCTTGCTGTCTACTATCATCCTTTCACTCGGAAACTAACAATAAGAAAGAAGCATCTGAATGCAACAGCTATGGGAATCAACTTCAGAGAATTCACCTTTCAGGAGCTGTGTGAAGCAACAAAGGGATTTACTAAGATTCTTGGAAAGGGAGCTTCTGGCAGAGTCTATCGTGGTGCTCTAGTGATAGATGATGCAGAGATTGATGTTGCAGTAAAGAAACTGGAAAAGAAAATAGACAAAAGTGAGACTGAATTCACGACTGAGCTAAAAATTATTGGCCGTACTCATCATAGAAATTTGGTGAGGCTTTTGGGGTTTTGCATTGAGAGTAGCCATCGAATTCTTGTGTATGAGTTGATGCCACACGGTGCCCTCTCTAGTTATTTGTTTGGAGAGGGAGAAAGGCCTGAATGGGGTCAGAGGATTGAAATGGCTCTTGGAGTCGCAAGAGGGTTGCTATACTTGCACGAAGAGTGCAACACCCAAATCATACATTGTGACATAAAGCCCGAAAATGTGTTACTTGATGCCAATTACACACCAAAGATTGCAGATTTTGGACTGTCGAAGCTTTTGAACAAAGATCAAACTAGAACAAACACTAACTTAAGAGGAACGATGGGATACCTGGCACCTGAATGGCTAAGGAGTGCACCAGTAACTGCGAAAGTTGACATATACAGTTTTGGGGTTATGTTATTGGAGATTATTTGCTGCAGGAGGCACGTTGAGATTTGTGAGGATGGAAAAGACAGTGAAGATTATGATTTGgttctttcaaattttgttttaaggtGTGTGGTGTGTAGGCAACTAGAGGTAGTGGTGAGAGATGACACAGAAGTGCTGAATGATTTCAAGAGGTTTGAGGAAATGGCCTTGATTGGACTGTGGTGTGTTCATCCAAATCCTGCTTTAAGACCTTCAATGAAGCACGTAATGCAAATGCTAGATGGAACAGTGGAAGTTGGTGTTCCTCCTTTGGTTTATGAGCAGATCATGGCCTGTAGTTTATCACTGCAGTGCTAA
- the LOC114174650 gene encoding G-type lectin S-receptor-like serine/threonine-protein kinase LECRK4, translated as MAIQVLLFVAFLLCSFASGNDANSIQLGSSIVAGTNSSWRSSSGDYAFGFYNLIGGRYLVGIWFDKIPDRTLVWSANRDNPVEIGSSINLTRSGQFVLQPLNGTSFPIYEGTNTASAVMQNDGNFVLKNSLSNVIWESFDSPTDTLLLGQTLNTSRKLYSNANGSVDYSTGQYSLEIQQSDGNILLKAHRFTDSAYWWSDTVQNKGVRIIFDNKTAFLYAVNATHQIIFNMTTEVEGAIEDYYHRNGNEWRSVWKAVTEPCTVTALCGVYGFCNTTDSENHTYTCGCLPGYTPLDPTAPSKGCYLSEVMDLCAANSSASNLMVEVKEVQHADIPNHGYVFFDLQVLTSMDQERCKKELLDDCLCMVAVSLGNNCYKKKWPIINAARIFPKTSNSVMLVKVPVVANDKEGSSLAILIVALVSCSLLAALFVATAIYHHPVCRHLMHKQAPPKPKTKPVDINLKVFSFQQLREATNGFKDKLGRGAYGTVYVIALTHHRNLVSLLGFCNEQSHRLLVYEKMEKGTLSNFLFDEGDKPSWESRVRIVVEIARGLLYLHEECDHQIIHCDIKPQNVLLDSNYTAKISDFGLAKLLMKDKTRTNTNARGTVGYMAPEWLKNAPVTAKVDIYSFGVMLLEIIFCRKHIELHQIKDETMGDDLILIDWVLYLAKQNNLRAAMIHHLEVESDIRRFERMTMVGLWCVNPNPTLRPSMKTVVQMLEGNVEVGVPTINS; from the exons ATGGCTATCCAAGTTCTTCTCTTTGTTGCCTTCCTTCTATGTTCCTTTGCTTCCGGGAACGATGCTAACTCAATCCAACTGGGGTCCAGCATCGTGGCTGGAACCAATTCATCTTGGCGATCATCTTCTGGGGATTATGCCTTTGGATTCTACAACCTTATTGGTGGTCGCTATCTTGTTGGAATCTGGTTTGACAAAATTCCTGATAGAACATTGGTTTGGTCTGCAAACCGTGACAATCCAGTAGAAATTGGATCTTCCATCAATCTCACACGAAGTGGCCAATTTGTGCTCCAACCTCTCAACGGGACTTCATTCCCCATCTACGAAGGAACAAACACTGCATCAGCAGTGATGCAGAATGACGGGAATTTCGTCTTGAAGAATTCACTTTCCAACGTTATATGGGAGAGCTTTGATTCACCCACGGATACTCTTCTATTAGGCCAAACCTTGAATACCAGTCGGAAGCTCTACTCCAATGCCAATGGATCAGTTGACTACTCAACTGGACAATACAGTTTGGAGATTCAGCAGTCTGATGGCAACATTCTTCTTAAAGCTCATCGCTTCACGGATTCTGCCTACTGGTGGAGTGACACTGTCCAAAACAAAGGTGTGAGAATTATTTTTGATAACAAAACAGCTTTTCTTTACGCGGTCAATGCCACCcaccaaattatatttaacatgaCCACAGAGGTAGAGGGTGCAATTGAAGATTACTATCACCGT AATGGAAATGAGTGGAGATCTGTGTGGAAGGCAGTAACAGAGCCTTGCACTGTGACTGCCCTTTGTGGGGTGTATGGCTTTTGCAATACAACTGATTCTGAGAACCATACATACACCTGTGGATGCTTACCTGGTTATACTCCCTTGGATCCAACAGCACCCTCAAAGGGGTGCTATCTCAGCGAGGTCATGGACTTGTGTGCTGCAAATTCTTCTGCCTCTAACCTTATGGTAGAAGTGAAAGAGGTTCAACATGCTGATATACCAAACCATGGCTATGTTTTTTTTGATCTACAAGTCTTAACTAGCATGGATCAGGAAAGATGCAAGAAAGAATTGTTGGATGATTGTCTCTGCATGGTTGCTGTTTCACTTGGCAATAATTGCTATAAGAAAAAATGGCCAATTATAAATGCCGCAAGAATCTTCCCTAAAACTAGTAATAGTGTGATGCTGGTTAAAGTTCCTGTTGTTGCCAATGATAAGGAGGGATCGTCTTTGGCTATTTTGATAGTGGCTCTCGTCTCTTGCTCACTACTTGCTGCATTGTTTGTAGCTACTGCCATTTATCATCACCCCGTTTGTCGGCATCTCATGCACAAACAAGCACCACCAAAGCCAAAGACAAAGCCTGTGGATATCAATCTAAAGGTATTTTCATTCCAACAGCTGAGAGAAGCAACTAATGGATTCAAAGACAAACTTGGTCGAGGAGCCTATGGTACGGTGTATG TTATTGCTCTCACTCATCACAGAAATCTTGTTAGCTTATTAGGATTTTGCAATGAGCAGAGTCATAGGCTTTTGGTTtatgagaaaatggaaaaaggAACACTATCCAACTTCCTTTTCGATGAAGGGGATAAACCCAGCTGGGAAAGTAGAGTGAGAATTGTGGTTGAAATTGCAAGAGGCTTGCTATATCTGCATGAAGAGTGTGACCATCAAATCATCCACTGTGACATAAAGCCTCAGAATGTTCTGCTTGACTCTAATTACACTGCAAAGATCTCAGATTTTGGACTGGCAAAGTTGCTAATGAAAGATAAAACTCGAACAAACACCAATGCCAGAGGGACAGTGGGATATATGGCACCAGAATGGCTCAAAAATGCACCTGTTACTGCAAAGGTTGATATCTACAGCTTTGGTGTCATGTTGTTGGAAATCATATTTTGCAGAAAACACattgagttgcatcaaattaAGGATGAAACAATGGGTGATGACTTGATACTAATAGATTGGGTCTTGTATCTGgcaaaacaaaacaatttaaGAGCCGCAATGATTCATCATCTCGAAGTTGAAAGTGATATCAGGAGGTTTGAAAGAATGACCATGGTTGGATTATGGTGCGTAAATCCCAATCCAACTCTTCGACCATCTATGAAAACTGTGGTACAGATGTTGGAAGGAAATGTCGAAGTGGGAGTCCCAACAATCAACTCATAG